Proteins encoded within one genomic window of Brassica rapa cultivar Chiifu-401-42 chromosome A09, CAAS_Brap_v3.01, whole genome shotgun sequence:
- the LOC103843586 gene encoding histone-lysine N-methyltransferase ATX2: MASVPEEEEEDTQIKPELHDQSDLPLRYASLERVYSVSSSSSSSLCCVNNANNAMISSKVKAEHAFELRRPEIVRVYSRRRRRLPEEDTKKKMKKRRIGNSELMKLGVDSTTLSVSTTPILRGCRVNANKQNGSSKRKGKKKLIQASPTAKKWIRLSYDGVDPTTFIGLQCKVFWPLDADWYTGSIIGYNVENKHHTIKYGDGDVEELALRREMIRYLVSREEMERLDLKFGSNDVAVGGQDYDEMVVLAASFEGCQDFEPRDIIWAKLTGHAMWPAIVVDESVVVKRKGLNNKAPGGNSILVQFFGTHDFARIQVKQAVSFLQGLLSRSPLKCKQPRFEQAMEEAKMYLKEFKLPGRMDQLQKVADTDCSERTNSGEEDSSNSGDEYTKNGEVWLRPAELGNCLYTIGDLRIINLGRIVTDSEFFKDSHHTWPEGYTAMRKFISLKDPGASAMYKMEVLRDAESKTRPVFRVTTNSGEQFKGDTPSACWNKIYSRIKKIQSASDSPDMLGDGLHESGTDMFGFSNPEVDKLVQGLLQSRPTSKVSQRKFSSGKYQDHPTGYRPVRVDWKDIDKCNVCHMDEEYENNLFLQCDKCRMMVHTRCYGQLELRDGFLWLCNLCRPGAVDIPPRCCLCPVVGGAMKPTTDGRWAHLACAIWIPETCLSDVKKMEPIDGVNKVNKDRWKLLCSICGVSYGACIQCSNSSCRVAYHPLCARAAGLCVELADEDRLFLLSMEEDDADQCIRLLSFCKRHRQTSNNHLETEYMIKLVHNTAKYVPPPNPSGCARTEPYNYLGRRGRKEPEALAGASSKRLFVENQPYIVGGYSRHEFSTYERIRGSKVSQIITPSKILSMAEKYRYMKETYRKRLAFGKSGIHGFGIFAKLPHRAGDMVIEYSGELVRPSIADKREHLIYNSMVGAGTYMFRIDNERVIDATRTGSIAHLINHSCEPNCYSRVIRVNDDDHIIIFAKRDVAKWEELTYDYRFFSIDERLACYCGFPRCRGVVNDAEAQEQQANIYATPCELKEWTEA, translated from the exons ATGGCGAGTGTCcccgaggaagaagaagaagacaccCAAATCAAACCCGAACTCCACGACCAATCCGATCTCCCGCTCCGCTACGCCTCTCTCGAGCGCGTCTACTCcgtctcctcttcctcctcctcgtcaCTCTGCTGTGTAAACAACGCCAACAATGCGATGATCTCCAGCAAGGTCAAAGCCGAGCACGCTTTCGAGTTGCGCCGACCTGAGATTGTTCGCGTCTACAGTCGCCGTAGGAGGCGACTACCTGAGGAGGACactaagaagaagatgaagaaacggAGGATTGGTAACAGCGAGCTGATGAAACTGGGAGTAGATTCGACTACGTTAAGCGTCTCCACTACGCCGATTTTGAGAGGATGTAGAGTTAACGCTAATAAGCAGAACGGATCTTCGAAGAGGAAGGGGAAGAAGAAGCTAATCCAAGCTTCTCCCACAGCTAAGAAATGGATTAG GTTAAGTTATGATGGTGTTGATCCTACTACTTTCATTGGGCTGCAATGCAAG GTTTTTTGGCCATTGGATGCTGATTGGTATACTGGTTCTATCATTGGGTATAATGTAGAGAATAAGCATCATACT aTTAAGTATGGAGATGGGGATGTTGAGGAGTTAGCTCTTCGTCGTGAAATGATCAGATATTTAGTTTCTCGTGAAGAGATGGAGCGGCTGGATCTGAAGTTTGGTAGTAATGATGTGGCTGTCGGTGGTCAAGATTATGATGAGATGGTTGTATTGGCTGCTTCCTTTGAGGGGTGTCAAGATTTTGAGCCTAGAGACATCATATGGGCGAAACTAACTG GTCATGCTATGTGGCCAGCGATTGTTGTGGATGAATCTGTTGTAGTAAAGCGGAAAGGTCTAAACAACAAGGCACCTGGAGGAAACTCAATACTTGTACAGTTTTTCGGCACTCATGATTTTGCTAG AATACAAGTCAAGCAAGCGGTATCATTTCTTCAAGGGCTTCTCTCGAGGTCTCCCCTGAAGTGCAAGCAACCTCGGTTTGAACAGGCGATGGAAGAAGCAAAAAT GTACCTGAAAGAATTTAAGCTTCCAGGAAGGATGGATCAACTTCAAAAAGTTGCTGATACTGATTGTTCTGAAAGGACTAACAGTGGAGAAGAGGACAGCTCAAACTCTGGTGATGAATACACAAAAAATGGAGAAGTCTGGTTGCGACCAGCGGAACTTGGAAATTGTTTGTATACAATAGGAGATCTGCGGATAATAAATCTTG GAAGAATCGTGACTGACTCTGAGTTTTTTAAGGACAGTCATCATACTTGGCCTGAAGGGTATACAGCTATGAGAAAGTTCATATCACTAAAAG ATCCTGGTGCATCTGCCATGTACAAGATGGAAGTACTTAGAGATGCTGAGTCAAAGACTCGCCCTGTTTTCAGAGTGACCACAAATAGCGGTGAGCAG TTCAAAGGAGACACTCCATCTGCCTGCTGGAATAAAATATACAGTAGAATAAAAAAGATTCAGAGTGCGTCGGATAGTCCTGATATGTTGGGTGACGGACTACATGAATCTGGTACAGATATGTTTGGCTTCTCCAACCCAGAAGTTGATAAACTTGTACAG GGGCTACTACAATCCAGACCAACCTCAAAGGTTTCTCAGCGCAAATTTAGTTCGGGGAAATATCAAGATCATCCTACTGGTTACCGACCTGTGCGGGTTGACTGGAAAGATATTGACAAGTGCAATGTCTGCCACATGGATGAG GAATATGAGAACAATCTGTTCCTGCAATGTGATAAATGTAGAATGATG GTCCATACTAGATGCTATGGGCAGCTGGAACTCCGTGATGGTTTTCTGTGGTTATGCAACTTGTGTCGTCCTGGCGCTGTTGATATTCCTCCACGATGTTGTCTCTGTCCTGTCGTTG GTGGCGCTATGAAGCCGACAACTGATGGGCGCTGGGCTCATCTGGCGTGTGCCATATGGATCCCAG AAACATGCTTATCGGATGTCAAGAAGATGGAACCCATTGATGGGGTTAATAAAGTCAATAAG GATCGTTGGAAGCTTTTGTGCAGCATCTGCGGGGTATCTTATGGAGCTTGTATCCAA TGTTCAAACAGTTCTTGTCGAGTGGCATATCATCCACTATGCGCACGAGCTGCTGGTCTCTGTGTTGAG CTTGCGGATGAGGATAGGCTTTTTCTTCTATCAATGGAGGAGGATGACGCAGATCAGTGCATCCGCCTACTTTCATTTTGCAAGAGGCATCGACAAACATCAAATAACCACCTAGAAACAGAGTACATGATCAAACTTGTTCATAATACTGCGAAGTATGTCCCACCTCCTAATCCATCTGGGTGTGCTCGTACTG AGCCTTATAACTATCTTGGAAGAAGAGGACGAAAGGAACCCGAAGCTCTTGCTGGTGCCTCTTCAAAACGACTATTCGTTGAAAATCAGCCGTATATTGTTGGTGGATACTCTCGACATGAATTTTCAACGTACGAACGCATACGTGGATCAAAGGTGTCTCAGATCATTACTCCAAGCAAGATTTTATCTATGGCCGAGAAATATAGATACATGAAGGAAACGTACAGGAAGAGATTAGCATTCG GGAAATCAGGAATTCATGGTTTTGGGATTTTTGCAAAGCTTCCACATAGGGCAGGAGATATG GTGATTGAATACAGTGGAGAACTCGTTCGGCCTTCAATAGCTGACAAGAGAGAACATCTTATATACAACTCAATGGTG GGTGCGGGGACATACATGTTTAGAATTGACAATGAGCGGGTCATAGATGCAACAAGGACAGGGAGCATTGCCCATCTGATCAATCACTCATGTGAG CCAAATTGCTATTCGAGAGTCATTAGGGTTAATGATGATGATCATATTATCATATTTGCAAAGAGGGATGTGGCAAAATGGGAGGAGCTGACCTACGATTATAG GTTCTTTTCAATTGATGAGCGACTTGCATGTTACTGTGGCTTTCCAAGATGTCGAGGTGTTGTTAATGACGCAGAAGCCCAAGAACAGCAGGCAAATATTTATGCTACTCCCTGTGAGTTAAAAGAGTGGACAGAGGCCTGA